The region TATTACAGCACTTCAACCAATTTTCGGTGCTTAACTATGAATGAAGATTGCGTGCACATAGAAAAAGTTTCCTAATGCAAATTTGTGCGAATGTTTAAATGGACCGCGAAAAGTAATGATCACCGAGGCTACGTACTAGAAACTGGAGACATGACAAATATCAGATTTGAATTCAATTCTACAGATGTAATAAAAAATGAAGACGACTAACAAGGAGCAATTTCACCCTTCTTCAATTTGTATTGTTACATGATGAATTCCATGTACTGTTTGACAGTAATCGGTAAGTTTGTGAATGCACTCGTTTAAACTAACTCCAGTCTCCACTATTACATGGCAGGCTAATACATTTTTCCCTAATGTGATTGACCACACATGCAGATCATGAACATCTATAACTCCTTCCATACACTTTAGGTCGTTCTCGAGACGATTAACATTAATCGCACTCGGTATGCTTTCTATTAGTattgaatatatatttataagcATTGGTGTAGTGGTACTTAGAGCCACAACTGAGAAGATGAGTGTACAGATTAGATCAACCACTAACCAGTCTGGTTTTGCCCATATGATTAATCCAGCGATCATAACCCCAATGGTCTGGATGAGATCTGTAACGACATGCAAGTAAGCCCCTTGAATATTTAAATTTACTCTTCCTCTCTTCACTGGTGAAGTTGGCACTAGACTTTTAATCTCTTCTTCAATACATTCAGCTACAACCCCATGATTAGTTCCGATTGCATTATAGGTAGCATGTGTATGATCAACCGCATGACTCTGACCATGATCATGACTTTCACTGCCATGATGGTGAATTTTACTGTTAACATGGCTGTGATCATGATCAAGACTGTGATGGTGACTATGTCCGTGCCCATGATCGTGAGTATGACCAAGCCAGAGCACCATTACTAGGTTAATAAAACAACCAAATGAGGCAACTACAAACATGAGCTTGCCATTTACCTCTTCATTTTTGTGAAACATTCGTCCAATTGCAGCATATATTAAAGTCCCTGATATGAACCAAATTAGCTCTACTGAAAAAAACGCTCCCAAAACTTCAAGACGGTGGAAACCAAACGACTGTTCTGGCGTTGCTTTCCATCCAGACGCCCACACAGTAAAAAGAGAAATTGAGAATCCTGCAATGTCACTCAGCAGATGGGCTGCATCAGTAAGTACTGCCAGGCTATTGGCTTCTAGACCTCCAACAATCTCTACTACCATGACAATTAGATAAAAGAATATTAGCCCGCAAAGTTTAGTTGCTGACTTGGATCTTTCTTCTGCATCAGACAGACTGAACTCCGCCTTTAAGAAAGAGCAGACAGTGCATGATAATGGCGGAGCCTTAGAGGACACATTCATTTCTTCGGAACCTTTGGGCGATTCACCAACTTTCAGCTGGTGTTCTTCTGCTGTAGGAAGTATTTGATGCTCCATCTAGCTGCTTACAATCTAGCAGCAATACAAATTACGTTACACAAAAACAGGATCGTGTATACAGAGAATTTACAGAGCCTCTGTAACAGAGGCAATACAATTCGCGAAAGTGCAGATTTAGGAACAAAATAAGGTAATAAAATCAGTTGGAAAATATCATATGCATAAATCAAGTCCTAAATACTCCAGAACTGTACAATCCAGTTTTAGGTACAAAATTAACAAATCTGTTAAAATTGTAGGAGCAACGTTTATCATGGAAAAGACCATACCTAAATTGTTTGAAGTTTTCAGAAATAGTTAGAACAACCACTTGTGAAAGAAAATAAGAAGTACATGCACACCCATCTTTTTTTATTGATAATGAGAAAGAAAATGTCAATTTTACCTAAAAATTAGATGAAACTAAAAATGGTCCTAGTTTGTAAGATCCAAAACCTGAAAATAAGCCCTCCCAGGAAACTCAACAAGGTCCAAATTAACCTCATAATAATATGATCAAGAATTGCTATTTTACCTAGATTTGACTACTGCATGCCCCATGCAAAACATAACATTTTCCAGAAATTAAAGAATTTATCCAATGCACAAACAACTAAAATGTGAAGGAATGTATAAAGGTACAACAGGCGAATTAAAATACTACCTAGACATTGAAAATTTAAACCCATGCTTGCAAAACAAAATCTAGACCAAAAATTTACACAACTCACAGATATGTGTATATCCCTGCTTGGACAAGGCTTCTCTTTTTTAATGTATTTGTCGTGAATATTCTGTTCTATCCATTACAAAACTTTCCTGGCGTAAAATGAAAAGATGAACCTAAGAAAAGATTGTTAGAATCCATTTATTTTCTTCATTGCTTCCGATTTATGTTTAGAATTATATGAAATTTTAAATGGAAGGACGACATTGTTATAAAGGCAATGAGAAGTTTGCGGAGAGACGGACATGAAAACAGGTGACATTGATTTGTCTTTATTGCCGCTCTAAAATTGGGGGGTCtcaaattatataattatttttatgacaAACTAGTTGGGGACCGagattaaaaatttaaattatatttatagaGGGTTTAACCTCGTAATTTTTCCGaaacatgaatttaaaatattaaaatatcataTTAATAAGCCTATTCATGATGATTTAACTAACAACATGTTATATATAATTAAATGTAGCTGGGACTTGGGATTATTTAAGTATGACAGGGTTAGTAATAATTTGACCTTAAtatgatatttattttttaattaatttttaatcttTTCTGTAAAATTGATTCCAATGCAGAAAGCTAAATCACCTCGCCTTATCGTGAAATATTAGTGCAAGGTCTTGAGTACTAACAAAAATTAAAAAACTTATGTAGATAACcataaattattaaaaactaCTAAGAAATTAGCCAAATACGATACAAAGTATGTATATATGCGAATacataattataatttttttaatacaACCCCGGCTAAGATCTAGAAGATTCCCATCCAGTTGAGGTTCATTTTTTTTCTTCAGCAACCTCATTCTATTTTTGCATAGAACTCGAGAGGTCATCATCTAATTGAATAATtctataaaataataataaaaaaatctaAACTTAGTTGATAATACTCATGCTGCATATTATTTCCGACATTTATCATTACGTTCATCCCGCTGCTCTTTCGTTTCAAAATCTCTTATTTGACGATATCTTATTTTGTCAGCTGACCTCTTGTTTTTCGGTTGTTGTCATATTTATAAGGAAAATTGGAAAGGTGTCAAAAATTAGTCCAAAATAATATAAAGTGGATAATGTAAATATTATAAGTTTGTTCATGATCTAACTAATTGTAACATGATAGATATAATTAAATTTACTTGGAATTATCTTAGTATAATAAGGTTATTTAATTCAGTTTATACGTTTGTGACTGatgataaaaaatattttaatcttCTCTGTAAAATTGATATTCATGGAGGATAATTGGC is a window of Apium graveolens cultivar Ventura chromosome 11, ASM990537v1, whole genome shotgun sequence DNA encoding:
- the LOC141698001 gene encoding metal tolerance protein B-like: MEHQILPTAEEHQLKVGESPKGSEEMNVSSKAPPLSCTVCSFLKAEFSLSDAEERSKSATKLCGLIFFYLIVMVVEIVGGLEANSLAVLTDAAHLLSDIAGFSISLFTVWASGWKATPEQSFGFHRLEVLGAFFSVELIWFISGTLIYAAIGRMFHKNEEVNGKLMFVVASFGCFINLVMVLWLGHTHDHGHGHSHHHSLDHDHSHVNSKIHHHGSESHDHGQSHAVDHTHATYNAIGTNHGVVAECIEEEIKSLVPTSPVKRGRVNLNIQGAYLHVVTDLIQTIGVMIAGLIIWAKPDWLVVDLICTLIFSVVALSTTTPMLINIYSILIESIPSAINVNRLENDLKCMEGVIDVHDLHVWSITLGKNVLACHVIVETGVSLNECIHKLTDYCQTVHGIHHVTIQIEEG